One window from the genome of Microbacterium sulfonylureivorans encodes:
- a CDS encoding RelA/SpoT family protein: MTETVPPAQTSSLRRLVPRIFSRSARRDDVEQLLRTVRTHHPKGDLSIIERAYAVADQAHSGQTRQSGEPYITHPLAVAQILADLGLGPKAIAAALLHDTVEDTGYALDTLTAEFGDEVAMLVDGVTKLDKVKYGESAQAETVRKMIVAMSRDIRVLLIKLADRLHNARTWGFVPPEKARKKATETLEIYSPLAHRLGIQAIKSELEDLSFAVLHPKLYAEIESLVKQRTPQREQYVQNVIDAVDTDLRELRIRGRVMGRPKQLYSVYQKMVVRGREFDDIYDLIGIRILVGSVRDCYAVLGAIHARWTPLPGRFKDYIATPKFNLYQSLHTTVIGPGGRTVEIQIRTNEMHQQAEYGVAAHWKYKERMNGGKTDSKSLDTDMAWLAHISDWQAETADPGEFLDSLRFEIGAKEVYVFTPKGRVIGLPAGATPVDFGYAVHTEVGHRTMGAKVNGRLVPLESELKSGDVVEVFTSKNPDAGPSQDWLGFVKSTRARNKIRGWFTKERREEAIEQGKEAIARAMRRQNLPLQRLMSQDSFTEVAHQLRYEDVSALYAAVGEGHVSTQSVIEKVTAIVSANDTATGPIDLPSVGRARQSRNGDSGILVRGAPDILVKLAKCCTPVPGDQIMGFVTRGSGVSVHRADCTNVKSLMDDPERLIDVEWAPTTKSVFLVQIQVEALDRSGLLSDVTRVLSEHHVNILSASVSTSSDRLALSRFVFEMGDIVHLDRVLNAVRRIDAVYDVYRVTSS, from the coding sequence ATGACCGAGACCGTCCCCCCCGCCCAGACCTCGTCCCTCCGGCGCCTCGTCCCGCGGATCTTCTCGCGGTCGGCTCGACGCGACGACGTCGAGCAGCTTCTCCGAACGGTGCGCACGCACCACCCCAAGGGCGACCTGTCGATCATCGAGCGCGCGTATGCGGTCGCCGACCAGGCACACTCCGGGCAGACGCGGCAGAGCGGCGAGCCGTACATCACGCATCCGCTCGCGGTCGCGCAGATCCTCGCCGACCTCGGCCTCGGTCCGAAGGCGATCGCGGCGGCGCTGCTCCACGACACCGTCGAAGACACCGGGTACGCACTCGACACGCTGACGGCCGAGTTCGGCGACGAGGTCGCGATGCTCGTCGACGGCGTCACGAAGCTCGACAAGGTCAAGTACGGCGAGAGCGCGCAGGCCGAGACGGTCCGCAAGATGATCGTCGCGATGTCGCGCGACATCCGTGTCCTCCTCATCAAGCTCGCCGACCGCCTCCACAACGCCCGCACGTGGGGCTTCGTCCCGCCCGAGAAGGCGCGCAAGAAGGCCACCGAGACTCTCGAGATCTACTCGCCGCTCGCGCACCGACTCGGTATCCAGGCGATCAAGTCAGAGCTCGAGGACCTGTCGTTCGCCGTCCTCCATCCGAAGCTCTACGCCGAGATCGAGAGCCTGGTCAAGCAGCGCACCCCGCAGCGCGAGCAGTACGTGCAGAACGTGATCGACGCGGTCGACACCGATCTGCGTGAGCTGCGCATCCGCGGGCGTGTCATGGGTCGCCCGAAGCAGCTGTACTCGGTGTACCAGAAGATGGTCGTCCGCGGTCGCGAGTTCGACGACATCTACGACCTGATCGGCATCCGAATCCTCGTCGGGAGCGTGCGCGACTGCTATGCGGTGCTCGGTGCGATCCATGCCCGGTGGACGCCGCTTCCCGGCCGCTTCAAGGACTACATCGCCACCCCGAAATTCAATCTCTACCAGTCGCTGCACACGACGGTGATCGGCCCCGGCGGGCGCACGGTCGAGATTCAGATCCGCACGAACGAGATGCACCAGCAGGCGGAGTACGGCGTCGCCGCGCACTGGAAGTACAAAGAGCGCATGAACGGGGGCAAGACCGACTCCAAGTCGCTCGACACCGACATGGCGTGGCTCGCGCACATCTCGGACTGGCAGGCCGAGACGGCCGACCCCGGCGAGTTCCTCGACTCGCTGCGCTTCGAGATCGGCGCGAAAGAGGTCTACGTCTTCACGCCGAAGGGCCGCGTGATCGGTCTCCCCGCAGGAGCAACGCCGGTCGACTTCGGGTATGCCGTTCACACCGAGGTCGGGCACCGCACGATGGGCGCCAAGGTCAACGGCCGCCTCGTTCCGCTCGAGTCCGAGCTCAAGAGCGGCGACGTCGTCGAGGTCTTCACGTCGAAGAACCCGGATGCCGGCCCCAGCCAGGACTGGCTCGGCTTCGTCAAGAGCACCCGCGCGAGGAACAAGATCCGCGGCTGGTTCACGAAGGAGCGACGCGAGGAGGCCATCGAGCAGGGCAAGGAGGCGATCGCCCGCGCCATGCGCCGGCAGAACCTTCCCCTCCAGCGCCTGATGAGCCAGGATTCCTTCACCGAGGTCGCGCACCAGCTTCGCTACGAAGACGTGTCCGCCCTCTATGCCGCGGTCGGCGAAGGTCACGTGTCGACCCAGTCGGTGATCGAGAAGGTCACGGCGATCGTGAGCGCCAACGACACCGCGACGGGTCCGATCGACCTGCCGAGCGTCGGTCGCGCACGGCAGTCCCGCAACGGCGACTCGGGCATCCTCGTGCGCGGGGCCCCCGACATCCTGGTGAAGCTCGCCAAGTGCTGCACGCCGGTCCCGGGCGACCAGATCATGGGCTTCGTCACGCGCGGCAGCGGGGTGTCCGTGCACCGCGCCGACTGCACGAACGTCAAGAGCCTGATGGACGATCCCGAACGGCTCATCGACGTCGAGTGGGCCCCCACCACCAAGAGCGTCTTCCTCGTGCAGATCCAGGTCGAGGCACTCGATCGGTCGGGCCTGCTCAGCGACGTCACCCGGGTGCTCAGCGAGCATCACGTCAACATCCTCTCGGCGTCGGTCTCGACATCCAGCGATCGCCTCGCTCTGAGCCGCTTCGTCTTCGAGATGGGCGACATCGTCCACCTCGACCGGGTGCTGAATGCCGTGCGGCGCATCGACGCCGTCTACGACGTCTACCGCGTCACGTCGTCGTAG